In Pseudodesulfovibrio sp. JC047, one DNA window encodes the following:
- the lgt gene encoding prolipoprotein diacylglyceryl transferase codes for MLEYPQFDPVMLSIGPLELRWYGMMYVFGILSGWLLGRYRASKSWNRMTPKLMDDFITWAILGVVLGGRLGYVFFYNAAFYFSHPLKIFAVWEGGMSFHGGMLGVLVAIFLFARANAMTFVEVGDFVSPLVPPGLFFGRIGNFINAELWGRYTDLPWAMPFPGAGGLPRHPSQLYEAALEGLVLFIVVWWYSAKPRPRGCVGALFLLGYGCFRFLVEFAREPDRHLGFVALNWMSMGQILCLPMILFGLGWLFYSYRDAA; via the coding sequence ATGTTGGAATACCCACAATTCGACCCTGTTATGCTGTCCATCGGGCCATTGGAGCTGCGTTGGTATGGCATGATGTACGTTTTTGGCATCCTTTCGGGATGGCTGCTTGGTCGATATCGGGCGTCCAAATCGTGGAATCGAATGACGCCGAAGCTGATGGATGATTTCATCACATGGGCCATTCTCGGTGTCGTGCTCGGCGGACGGCTCGGGTATGTCTTTTTTTACAATGCCGCTTTCTATTTTTCTCACCCTCTCAAGATATTTGCGGTTTGGGAAGGGGGCATGTCCTTTCATGGTGGAATGCTCGGAGTACTTGTCGCCATTTTTCTCTTTGCGCGGGCCAATGCCATGACCTTTGTCGAAGTGGGCGATTTCGTCTCCCCGTTGGTCCCTCCCGGATTATTCTTTGGTCGTATAGGAAACTTTATCAACGCCGAACTCTGGGGACGGTACACGGATTTGCCCTGGGCCATGCCTTTCCCGGGTGCCGGTGGATTGCCCCGCCATCCCTCACAGCTTTACGAAGCCGCGCTTGAAGGACTGGTTTTGTTTATCGTGGTCTGGTGGTATTCCGCCAAGCCTCGTCCACGAGGGTGTGTCGGTGCACTGTTTCTGCTTGGGTACGGCTGCTTCCGTTTTCTCGTCGAATTCGCGCGTGAACCAGACAGGCATCTGGGATTCGTGGCGTTGAACTGGATGTCCATGGGACAGATCCTCTGTCTCCCCATGATCCTTTTTGGTCTCGGTTGGCTCTTTTATTCCTATCGGGATGCTGCGTAA
- a CDS encoding 3'-5' exonuclease — MTTDATDISLNYRRSLTKDEINAMPLRRYEGEIKVVRTEKQRTQALKEMAGHPLLGFDTETRPVFKKGKKPGPPSLLQLATADCAYVFQINLLPLDNGLCDLLADKNVIKTGVAVRDDILGLQRVGKFKPSGFVDLSMLSTKAKMQTHGLRNMAANLLGFRISKSAQCSNWAKEKLTPQQINYAATDAWISRKLYVALDELGLA; from the coding sequence ATGACCACGGACGCCACAGACATATCACTCAATTATCGCCGTTCCTTAACCAAGGACGAGATCAACGCCATGCCCCTTCGCCGCTATGAAGGGGAAATCAAAGTTGTTCGCACGGAAAAGCAACGGACTCAGGCCCTCAAAGAAATGGCAGGCCATCCCCTGCTGGGTTTTGACACTGAAACACGCCCAGTTTTCAAAAAAGGGAAGAAGCCTGGCCCTCCGTCTCTGCTCCAATTGGCGACAGCCGATTGCGCCTATGTCTTTCAAATCAATCTTCTTCCGCTGGACAACGGTCTCTGTGATCTGTTGGCCGACAAAAATGTCATCAAAACCGGCGTAGCCGTGCGCGATGATATCCTTGGATTGCAACGTGTCGGCAAATTCAAACCAAGCGGATTCGTGGACCTCTCCATGTTGTCCACCAAAGCCAAGATGCAGACGCACGGTCTGCGAAACATGGCAGCCAATCTTCTCGGTTTCCGCATCTCCAAGTCGGCGCAATGCTCCAACTGGGCCAAGGAAAAACTTACGCCACAACAGATCAACTATGCGGCCACCGACGCCTGGATCAGCCGAAAGCTCTACGTCGCCCTGGACGAACTGGGTCTGGCGTAA
- a CDS encoding methyltransferase domain-containing protein codes for MKYHFSPKVVIIAGPPAGGKSYAAQMLADDFGYAQIRLDAITPTVAQKYGGDIETVRHPKTYLDFKNNFIQILRTLRYQDIVFEGCRISHPHIHQAFLDALCDMYSPYTIRQSFYLKPARDVRMERFLLRTIRQTKQAIKTGSQPHQPGQFCEMLEPVLPDFKEVQDSDVIGEWAEANRKTTHPGIAVEDRDIFKTIAEADSFNPFYQTIESNGRVLVPGFTQSPLTWKNMLKLGVNFTGKTLCDYGCMHGYYTFKAEEMGAHGTGMDMDQGAISLSTNLATAKRSNCQFMVYDITTPLPQKYDIILALNVLHRTGKFELTTKIMFEHCNETILEVGESQLPVILGEGTRQGFSLASNLPSHRYQSCIGPRRVLHMVRQETHQ; via the coding sequence TTGAAGTATCATTTCAGCCCAAAAGTCGTCATCATAGCCGGTCCTCCTGCCGGAGGGAAAAGCTATGCAGCACAGATGCTTGCCGATGATTTCGGCTATGCCCAGATACGATTGGATGCCATCACACCGACTGTCGCGCAAAAATACGGCGGCGATATCGAAACGGTCCGCCATCCCAAGACGTATCTGGATTTCAAAAACAATTTCATCCAAATTTTACGAACGCTTCGCTATCAGGATATCGTCTTTGAAGGATGTCGAATCAGCCATCCACACATTCATCAGGCCTTTCTCGATGCCCTGTGCGACATGTATTCTCCCTACACGATCAGACAATCGTTCTACCTGAAACCCGCCCGAGATGTTCGCATGGAACGATTTCTCCTGCGCACAATCCGACAAACAAAACAAGCCATCAAAACCGGCAGTCAGCCGCATCAGCCCGGCCAATTCTGCGAAATGCTGGAGCCGGTTCTTCCAGATTTCAAGGAAGTGCAGGATTCCGATGTCATCGGTGAATGGGCCGAAGCCAATCGAAAAACGACGCATCCCGGCATTGCTGTCGAAGATCGAGATATTTTCAAAACCATTGCCGAAGCCGATTCATTCAACCCGTTTTACCAAACCATCGAGTCCAATGGACGCGTCCTTGTGCCCGGTTTTACCCAATCGCCGCTGACATGGAAAAACATGCTCAAACTCGGCGTGAATTTCACCGGCAAAACCCTGTGCGATTATGGATGTATGCACGGCTATTATACCTTCAAGGCCGAAGAAATGGGCGCGCATGGCACTGGCATGGACATGGATCAGGGCGCCATCAGTCTGTCCACCAATCTTGCCACGGCCAAACGGTCGAACTGCCAGTTCATGGTATACGACATCACCACGCCACTCCCGCAAAAATACGATATTATTCTCGCGCTCAATGTCCTGCATCGGACCGGAAAGTTCGAACTGACCACCAAAATCATGTTCGAACATTGCAATGAGACCATTCTGGAAGTCGGAGAATCCCAGTTGCCGGTCATTCTCGGCGAAGGCACCCGACAGGGCTTCTCGCTTGCTTCCAACCTTCCGTCTCACCGATATCAATCCTGCATCGGTCCCCGCCGTGTCTTGCACATGGTTCGACAGGAGACACACCAATGA